The genomic interval CCTATGTTTTTTGAAAGTGGCTATTGTGAAATAGCTTAAAGTCCTATAAATTCGTTAAAGTTGCATTGGGAGCTTCCGAGTTGATGATGGGATAAAAACCTTATGCTCAAAGGTTTTAATGGTTTTAGGAGATGTCTATTAGTGATTTGCATTTTAGCCGAACGGACTGAATTTGCTCTAATACCGATCGGCAATCGCACTTTATCAAACAAAACTCTTAACTGAGACTTCAGAAGAAAACCTAAAACCAGGAAATAGACGCGCACTTGAAGCCAAAGCGATTAACTCTGAGCCTCAGAAAAACCACAGGCAGCCATACTCAAAATACCATAGGTAAAACTAGAGTGTAAGGATTTAGCTCTCAGGGGTTCACCGGCTGCTCCTAGGGCGACAAATAGGGGCAGTAAATGTTCGTCAGTGGGATGATTTTCAACGGCATAGGGAGCCAGTTGACGATAATGAATTAAGCGCTCTAAATCTCCTTCTTGAAGTGTCTTTTCCATCCACCGATCGAAGTCTTGTACCCATAGGGGAGGTTCAGCATCGAGAGGATATTGGCTAAAATAGCTTAAATTATGAGTCATGGAGCCACTAGCGATGATCAGAATGCCTTGAGATCTTAAAGAAGAGAGCGATCGCCCAATCGCCAGATGATAAGCTGGATCTCGGTGGGGTTGAATCGAGAGTTGGGTAACCGGAATCTGAGCCTCTGGAACTATGCAGGATAAGGGAACCCAAGCTCCATGATCTAATCCTCTATGCTCGCTAACCTGACAAGCGATACCGTCTTTATGCAAATTCTGTACAATCTGATGGGCTAGTTTAGGTGCGCCTGGAACAGGATAAACTATTTCGGATAAAGAGGGCGGAAATCCACGAAAATCGTATATCGTTTCCGGATGGGGTACAGCACTAACCACTGGTTCGGAGGTAGTCCAGTGGGCAGAAACCACTAAAATGGCTTTAGGAGTGGAAATCTGCGCAGAGAGAGAGCGCCAAAACTCTACAACTGGTAGCTGATGTAACAGTACATCGGGAGCGCCATGGGAAATAAATAAACTTTTTATCATGATTCAATCCTTATATCAAACTCCGCTAGAATTAGTATAATAAACGGATAGAAAAGCTTGAGGCTCTCATGAAATGGTACACAAAAAAGAAACCCCATTCATTGAAGAAGATTCCCTCTATCCAGAAAGTGACGGTCAGCCAGTCGGTGAAAATACAATACAATTTCGTTTAATTATGATGCTCCAAGGGGGTTTGGATGCTCTATTTAAAGACATCCCCGATGTGTTTGTAGCTGGAGATTTATTTTGGTATCCCGTGCAACTCTCATCAGAGGAAATAGAGAATCAGGAAGAACCCTCCAGACAAGCGCCAGATGTGATGGTGGTATTTGGAGTCGAAAAAAAAGACCGTCCATCTTATATGCAGTGGGAAGAGAACAACATTGCCCCTCAAGTAGTATTTGAGATCGTATCCCCGAGTAATAGCAAGGAAGCGATGACTAAAAAGTTTGAGTTTTATCAAACTCATGGAGTAGAAGAGTATTATGCTTACAACCCCAAAGGAAATAGACTAGAAGGGTGGTTAAGAAGAGGGGAAGTATTGGAGAAAATTACGCCAATGGAGGGCTGGAAAAGTCCAAGGTTAGGCGTGAGTTTTACCACCGTTTCGGGAGAGTTGCGGTTATTAACAGCTAATGGGGAGCGCTTAGGAACCTATCTGGATGTGGTGAAAGATCGGGATCTCCAACGTTTGGAAACAGAACGCCAACGGTTGGAAACAGAACGGGAGCGACTCGATAAGGAACTTGAACGCCAAAGAGCGAATGATGCTGAATTAGAGTGCGATCGCCAACAACAACGAGCGAATGACGCTGAAGAGGTAATTGAACACTTACGCGAGCGCTTACAGCAGTTAGGAATTGATCCCGATGAGTTGAGATCTTGAAAAATTGTTAGTTTTCCCTGATATCAGTCCTGCAATCTCGTAAACCTATTTTACAAGTTTGGTCATTGACAGCCCCAATCAGTCAGACTAAATAGATAGGCAGGTTTTCAACGAAGAAGTCTCATTCGTTCAAAATACCCCTATAACATAAGACTTCAGGATCAATCATGGCTCGCAGAATATCGAATCATACCCAACCGAAACTGAACCCCTCTTCTTCCCTATGGCAAAGAACCAGTCGCAGACAGGAAGGGGGGCGATCGCAGGAATTTATTTTAGACCGTAATTACATCATAGATTTGGTCAATTCCTTAGAAAGTATATCAGAAAGATAACGGATAGTGCTACCCCCAAGTCATGAGTGCGGGTGGAAATTTGTAAATTTTGGTAAACAACACGCTAAAATCCCAATAGCACCATACAGCCCATTCTTCTTGAACCATGTTTGATCAATTCACGCCGATTTTTCAGGAACTCACCCAACAACCGGCAGCCTTTTTTGGCGGATTCTGTTCGGGTCTGTTACAGCTCAACCTATCTGAAGATCCCATTAAAACCTGGCTCGATCAACAAATCAGTACTCCAGAAACTGAGACCAATACCACTTCTGGCCCTCAATCGATTGAAATTGATTAATATAGCAGCGAGGTTAAATTATTGTTTGAGGCACTCTAGCAATAGATCCTCTAGCCATTGTGGATCAGGCTCCCTCAAACCATTACCCGTTGCTCAACAAGGGGCCCCCAGCCCCTTGCCTGGTCTTACCTCTCAAGAAGAAATTGGCATTAGGGATAAAAGGTTAATTTTGGTAAACCCAAGGTTTCCTGCCAACCCTTGATCAGATTCAGACATTGAATGGCTTGTCCTGCTTGACCCTTAATCAGATTATCAATTGCTGACATGACAATCACCCGATTCGTCCGGGCATCGACTTCTAAGCCGAGATAACAAAGATTGGTATCACAAGCCCACTTCGTTTGTGGATAAGTTCCATTGGGCAGAACCCGCACCCAAGGGGAATTTTGATAGAACACACTGTAAATCGTACGTATATCTTCTCGGACTAAACCAGGGTCGCGGAGGGTAGCGTAAACTGTGGCTAAAATTCCTCGTACCATCGGAATCAGGTGGGGGGTAAATTGCAGCTTAACCTCATGGCCGGCTAAATCACTACACACTTGTTCGAGTTCTGGGGTATGTCGGTGACGGGTCACCCCATAAGCGGCTAGAGAACTATCTGCTTCTGCTAAAAGGAGATTAATTTTACCTTGTCTTCCCCCTCCGGATGTTCCCGACTTGGCATCAACAATGAGGGTATCGGGTTCAATTAATCCTTGTTTGAGTAGGGGAGCGATCGCCAGTAAACTACTGGTTGTATAGCATCCTGGACAAGCTATCAGATTCGTATGGGGGATGCGATCGCGGTAGATTTCCGGTAAACCATACACCGCCTTCGATAATACCTCATAATCAGCCCGGTCTTCACTCCCATACCAAGTCTTATAGACCTCCATATCCGTTAACCGATAATCGGCGGATAAATCGAGAACTAAACACCCTCTCTCCAGCAGTTGGGGCGCTATTTTGCACGCTAACCCATTGGGCAATCCTAAAAATACCACCTCACAGCGCGAGGCGATCGTATCAATATTAACGGGTTCCACCGTCAGATTAACTCGATGAGCCAAATGAGGGTAAATATCGCCATAGGATTTACCCGCACTACTATCGCCTCCTAAATAAACCAAATCCACGTTTGGATGTTCGCACAACATCCGCACCAATTGCACACCTCCATAACCGGAAGCACCAACTATACCAACCGTTGTTCGCCCATTATCTCCCATGATGTGACCCTTACTTGAATGTTGAGTTTACGTGATTGAGTGTAGATCCTAATTTATGGTTCTAGGTGAGGCAACCATAAATGTTTAAAGGTTGGCTGCATTGTAGTACCAAAGCGGAGATTCAATTAAAAATTAAAAATTAAAAATTAAAAATTAAGGTTTTATACACAGATATAGCGCTTTGCGCTAGGGAATAGGGAATAGGTAATAGGAACAGGTTCAGAAAGGTGATCGGTGCGCAGTGTAGATTTCGGTGAACTCGCCTCTATACTCAATAGCAGCACAAAGCACTATTATTGAGTATAGGTTAACTGTCTCGTGTATTAATCAATGATTTAACTTGCACTTCCTGTTTCCCAGAACAATAGGCTTGAATCTACCTTATAAAAGAGGAAACTGCTGTATTCAATTATTCATTATTCACTAAAAATGCTACCGCTTCCACATGAGCCGTTTGCGGGAAAAAATCAACCGGTTGTACTCGTGTCAGGCGATAGCTTCCAGACTCACAAAGAATTTGAAGATCTCGCGCTAAAGTTGCTGGTTTGCAACTCACATAAACCAGACGAGCCGGACGGAGGTTTAATAAGGTTTGCAACACTTCAGGTTTGCAGCCTTGACGGGGCGGATCGAGTAAGACAATATCGGGTTTATGGTCTAATTGGGGTAAAATATCCTCGACTTTGCCCACCTGAAACGCTACATTCTCAATCTGATTTAACTGAGCATTTTCCCTGGCTCGTTGAATCGCTTCGGGTTGGACTTCTAGACCTAAAACCTGTTGCACTTGACGAGCAATAGGTAAGGTTAGTGTGCCAATGCCACAATAGGCATCAACGACTTGTTCTGTACCTTGCAAATTCAAATGCTCGAGAATCATCTCTAGCAAGGCTTCAGCAGCTTCTGTATTGACCTGAAAAAAGGTATCTGCCCCCAAATGGAAGGTTAAACCAGCAAATTGCTCGCGCACATAGGGTTGTCCGGCAATAGAGAAGGTTTGGTCTCCAAAAATGCGATTGGTTTTATGAGGATTCACATTTAGACAAACCCCAACCACCCCAGGAAATTGAGTTAACCAGTTCTGGCTATGAATCGCTAAACCGGGTAACCGGCGTTTTGTGGCTACTAGAGTAATTAGAATTTCTCCCGTACGTTGACCGATGCGAAGACATAAATGGCGCAGGAGTCCTTGGTGATTCTCCTCATCATAGGCTGACCAGTGAGCTAGATCGAAGTTTTCTTTGAGCGTTGCCAATAGGGGATTCAAACGCTCATCCTGTACGGGACATTGATTAAGGTTAATGAGTTTATGGGTTCCTTGTTGGTAATATCCGGCTTTGAAGATGCCGATGTCCGAGAGTTCGAGAGGATAGGAGACTTTATTACGATAGCCAAAGGATTGAGGAGAGCCGATAATGGGGGTAACGGGAGGATCGGCAAATTTGCCAATCCGGGTTAAAGCTTCTCTGACTAGGGTTTGTTTGGCTTGTTGTTGAAAGTCGTAGCGAATATGTTGCCATTGACATCCTCCGCATTTATCCGCAACGATACAAGCGGGACGAAGGCCATGGGGTGAAGGTTCAAGGAGTTCTTCGATCGCTCCTTTGGCAAATTGAGGTTTAACATAGAGTAACCGAACATTCAGGCGATCGCCTGGAACCGTATTTGGCACAAACACCACCCGGTTGTCTACCCGTCCCACTCCATCGCCTGTATCGCTCAAGGAAGCAATCTCTATTTCTACGACTTGGCCTTGTTTCCAGTTAAATTCTGTTTTCATCTTGTTAGGGGTCTCTTCCCTTGTGTCCCACCCAATAGTTAAACTAACAGGATATTGATATTCCGTTTACGATAGGGACTCAAACATAATCATGAGCGTCGTTACTCAAATCATTCTCAATGCAGACGAAGAACTGCGCTATCCCAGCGCAGGCGAACTGCAAAATATTCAAGCCTTCTTAACTACCGGAGAAACACGCACTCGGATTGCGTCTACTCTCACGGAAAACGAAAAGAAGATCGTAGATAAAGCCACTCAAGAGTTATGGCGCAGACGACCCGATTTCATCGCTCCTGGTGGAAATGCTGCGGGTCAACGGGAACGAAGCCAGTGTATCCGTGATTATGGCTGGTATTTGCGTCTAGTGACCTATGGAGTTCTTGATGGTAGCACCGAGACCATTGACCAGATTGGTGTGTTAGGGGCGCGGGAAATGTATAATTCTCTCGGCGTACCGTTGGCAGGTATGGCAGAAGCCATGCGCTGTTTGAAGGAAGCGTCTTTAGCTCTGTTGAGTATAGATGAAGCTCAGGAAACCGCTCCTTATTTTGATTTTCTGATTCAAGCCATGTCTTAATCGGATTAGCTCAATCGCTCAACCCCTGTTTTCTCCCAGGAGAAGGCAGGGGTGAGTTTTAAAGAAAACCTTTAATGGGCCAACCCGGTTTCTTCTGTCAAAACTTGACAGCCTTCTAACCCTAAACCCGGTTGTTTGCGATAAGCGTCTAATGGTTCCAGGACGGTGACCTTAAAATTAGTCCCGACTTTATACAGATAATCCACATCTGGATCGTACTTTAAACCCACTCGCAAATTAGAAAAATCATCTTCACACAATTCAAAACCAAAGCGAACAATAATTTGGGCGACGAGGCATTCAGGAGTATGAACTGTTTCCCCCATGGTAGCGCGCTCTTGCCCAAAGGTATCTAAAAATCGTTGCAATTTGGGTAAAACTTTCTTCGGATTGCCGTTGCGACTAGCGTAGACAATTACCGGGTTACCTTCAACAATGAAGTGACAGGAGACAGCCATAGATTTACAGTGATCTAGTGTTTAAGTCCGATCCGATCATATGCTGGTCTGGGTCATTTTGCTTGACCCAATTCTGAACGGCTACTTGAACATCCTTGATTGCCACTACACAAATATAGGGTTTCTCGCTGACCAAACCACTGATAACGATGGTCGCGTATTTGTTCGTAAAGGAGATCTCCCATTACCTTAACCCCTGGTATCCCCCGATAAACTCCGATCAGCGCCTCACCTCCAGGAAGTAAACGGCTAATTTCTTCGGCAGCTTCGCTCCCTTGCCATCGACGCTCGGGATTTTCTGTATCAATTAAAATCATTCCTAATTCACAGTCTTGGGAACTAATACCCCATTTGACTAAGGCTTCTTCATCTTGCATCGGGCTATAGGTCAATCGTTGTCCTTGGTCAAACTGCGCCAGCACTTGAACTAGGGATGAGCATAAATTACAGTTGCCATCGTAAATAACTTGATATTGCATAATCGCTTTTTCGGTGACTATCCGGGTTATCTGACTTCAAGATGGGTGGCTCAAGCTTAAGCCAATAGATGATGAACCCAAACTAGAACCCTTACTCAACTTTACCGTAGAAGAAAGTGACGCGGAGATCGCTCTATTGGGTTGTGATTGTATTAAATTGATAAATTCCCTGTGCTAAATGAGAGGTCACTCTATTAGCATAAAAGTGTTTTTTGTGACTCAAAACCCCGATTAAACCCTGTAACCAGCTCCTGGATTAATCCTGCATCCTCAAAAGCCAACCTCAATCCAAACGATTTCCTAACCCGGAGGTGGCAAGTTGTAAAAGAGTAGAACAGGGGTTAGGAAATTCTAGATCGAGTTAGAGCGTCTGGCCCTAATCTTCTAACTATCGGGGTTAGAAGGCGGAAGACAAATCAAATTATCATCCAACGTAATAATCAGACCTTTCGAGCGCAACTTACCCATTAAGCGAGTAACGGTTACCCTTGTAGAACCAATGGCACTACCAATTTGGGCATGAGTGAGCGTCCAAGGCAAATAATATCCCTGTTCGCAAACTTCACCATACTCCTCAATTAATAAGGTCAAAAAGCCCAACAGCCGATCAATTGTGCGACGTTGACCCATGGTTCCCAGCCACAACAGTTTACGCTGATTTTGATCGCGGAACGCTTCCATCACTTCACGACGGAAATAGGGCCAATTATCCAAATCATGCCAATACATCCACAAAACCGTGGTTTTATCCACATGGGCATAACTGGAAATTGTAAAGGGAGATTGGGAGACAATTTCAAACGGTTGACCTGCTCCCACGAACCCTAAAAAGGATTCATCTGGACTGAGATTATCGGGATCGTTATTGGCACTCAACCGAGCGACTAAACTGGGTGTTTTAGTGGATGCACTAATCTGGGCACTGACCAGGCGAACAGAACCGCGCTGTACCAGATAGAGCAAACCGGGACGGACAGGAATTTTATCATCCTTGTTAAAGGTGCGGGTGCGATAGTGATCTTGCGCCCAATCAATAATTCGCTGCCAGATAAGAAATGGACGAGAGGTTGAAGATTCGGATTCTGGAGACACTGAAAACATAGGTTAGAAATTGTGAAAGAATAACAAAGACAACCAGTGAATTGTTGCTAGATTCCAGGATACCCTGTTTCTAGTAAAAATGGTCACGCTTTAGCCAGAGGCTATGGTTTCTGTTATTGGCTATCTAGTGTATCATAAAGGTAGCAAAAACTACTTTTTTATGATCAAAACCTTATCGATGTAAGAAAAATGTATGGTAATGATTGATAATTGGCCATCAAGCCACTGGGTAATGGTAGGATTACTGATCGGATTTGCGATCGCCCATAGCGGACTCGCCAGCCTTAGACCTTGGGGAGAACAGAAAATTGGTGCAAGGCTGTACCGGGTAGGCTTTGCCCTAGTGAGCATCCCCTTCGCAGTGGTGTTGATTATTTACTTTTTCAATCATCGCTATGATGGAATACAACTGTGGCAAGTGCAGGGCGTGCCAGGAGTGAGATCGCTCGTTTGGACGTTGTCAGCCATTTCTTTTCTATTTTTATATCCAGCCACATTTAATTTACTGGAAATTGCGGCGATCGCCAAACCGGAAGTTCATCTCTACGAAACCGGAATTATCCGCATCACCCGACATCCCCAAATGGTTGGTCAAGTAATTTGGTGTATTGCCCATACCCTCTGGTTAGGCACAAGCTTTACCCTCATCACCTCCCTAGGTTTAATTCTCCATCATCTCTTTGCTGTCTGGAATGGGGATCGCCGTCTGTACAACCGCTATGGGAAAGCCTTCCTAGAAGCCAAAGAGCGTACTTCTGTGATGCCATTTGTGGCGATTATCCAAGGTCGTCAAACCTTAGAACTCCAAGAATTTCTCCGTCCTTCCTACTTCGGCGTACTGCTCTTTATTGGCCTCCTCTGGTGGGCCCATCCTTGGCTCATGCAAGCCACCCTTAAGGTTCCCATTTGATCGGGGGATCGGGGGGATTTGCCTCTTGCCTATTCCCCATTCCCTATTCCCCATTCCCTATTCCCCATTCCCTATTCCCCATTCCCCAAACTGTCTTGCTCAATCCAACCCAAATCGGTGTAGCATGATCCCAAGAGCAAGTATAAGAAATCCAGATACTAAGAACGGCATAATTATGGTGGTACAAATCAGTGAACGCGCCTTTAGTCACGAAGTCCTCGATGCTCAAACCCCGGTATTAGTCAACTTTTGGGCCCCCTGGTGTGGAATTTGCCGACTGCTAAACCCAGTTTTAAATCGATTCCAAACCGAATGGGGACAAACCATTAAAGTGGTTTCCATTAATGCCGATCAAAGCCTTAAACTCGCCAATGCCTACCGACTGCGAACATTACCTACGGTAATTTTGTTCAATCAGGGTCGAGTGCAAAACCGTATTGAAGGCTTCCATAGTGCAGAAGACTTATACCGACAACTGGAAGTCAGCTTATCTGGAACCAGAGTGGCTGATGCCATTGATCTTGAAACCAGTCGCTAGCTCCTTTTCTGGAGTAGAGATCGAGTGGATTCGTTTTAAAATGAGATATTACTGTAGGGGCAAACAACTGTTTGCCCCTACATTCCGTGTTTTTACCCTTTTGTAAATAAACGAGCGCTATACTGGAAGGTTACAAGTATTAAGCAACGAAAAACCCATTTATGACTGAGTATTACCGGATTACGTTACTTCCAGGGGATGGCATTGGCAGCGAAATTATCGCTGTGATGGTGGATGTCTTAAAGACGATCGCCCCTAAGTTTGATTTAGAGTTTAACTTTCAAGAAGCACTCATCGGTGGTGCGGCGATTGATGCTACGGGTAGTCCCCTTCCAGAAGAAACGCTCAACACTTGTCGTCAAAGTGATGCCGTGTTGCTGGCAGCTATTGGAGGATATAAATGGGATAATTTGCCCCGTTCTCAACGACCGGAAACCGGGCTATTGGCTCTGCGATCGGGTTTAGGGTTGTTTGCGAATCTGCGGCCGGCAACTATTCTACCCCAACTGATTGATGCTTCCACCCTGAAACGAGAAGTTGTGGAAGGGGTCGATATTATGGTGGTGCGTGAATTAACCGGTGGAGTCTATTTTGGCGAACCCAAAGGCCTTTTTGAGACTGAAACGGGACAAAAACGGGGCGTAAATACCATGGCCTATACTGAAGGGGAAATCGATCGCATTGCGAAAGTGGCATTTGAAATTGCCCAAAAACGGAAGAGTCAACTCTGTTCTGTCGATAAAGCCAATGTCCTAGAAGTGTCCCAACTCTGGCGAGATCGCGTGACCGCTATGGCTTCTGACTATCCCGATGTCCAACTCTCTCACCTTTATGTAGATAACGCAGCGATGCAACTGGTGAGAGCGCCGAAACAATTTGATACTATCGTTACGGGTAATTTATTTGGGGATATTCTCTCCGATGCCGCTGCCATGTTAACCGGTAGTATTGGCATGTTACCCTCAGCCAGTTTAGGCGCATCGGGTCCTGGAGTATTTGAACCCGTTCATGGATCGGCTCCCGATATTGCTGGACAAGATAAGGCTAATCCCCTAGCTCAAGTGCTGAGTGGAGCGATGATGTTACGCTATGCGTTTAACCAACCCCAAGCAGCAGAGGCGATCGAAGACGCGGTACAAACCGTTCTCAATCAAGGCTATCGTACGGGCGACATCATGTCTGAAGGACAAAAATTAGTTGGATGTCGGGAAATGGGAGAAGCCTTGCTCAGAGCGCTATCCTGAGATGGGATGGGGGGAATGGAGGCATAAAAACCCAACAAGAAAACAATTCTGTTTCTCCCTATCTTCCCTATCCACACACTAGATTTCCCCCGACCTGTGTTACTCAATCCAATAAGTTTAGATAAGTAAAAACTCACTATTTCCTTGACACTCCTTTAGGTTTTAAGTGAGCCTTGCAAGTAAGACGAATATGCATAACTATCCATAATTTCTCTGTTAATAGTAAGTTATGTTTTTCTCAAGAACTTCCCCGCCTGCATGTTGAAAGAACAACTCGCAATCTTTTGGATATAACTCAAAAATATGAGTTGTTTCTGCATTACTTATCGTCACGATCTCCATGAAACCACTGCCGATCGCATTTTCCTCATTGACATAACTGCCATTGGTAGATAGGTTCGTGTGAATGGTGAAGTCATTCTCGCTCCCCTGGTAGACATTTTGCCCCGGTTTTGAATCAAGGCTATGGAGATGAGGGGTGAGTCCCATAGCGATCCTCAGCGTAAAGATATGTTAGCGTTGACAGGAGGCAAAGTTTTTGTCGATTCAGGATCTGAACTTAGGAGTTTTGCCAAAAACTCGATTTTTCTTCCAAAAATCCTGTGTTTTATTCAAAACTAAAAAGTTAGGATGAACATCGATTTACAAGAGTTTTTTGATGCTTGCGATCCCAGTAAAACGTTGATGATGGGCAGGATCAGCGATCGCCGCTACTATATCGATTTTAGTTCAGTGCGCGGAGGGAAAATTATTGAAGCTCTCAAACGAACCATTATTCGCCTGTCTCCCAATAAACCCACTTGTCAGCTTTTTACGGGTCATATTGGCTGTGGTAAATCAACAGAATTATCCCGCCTACAATCGGAACTTGAAGGCGACGGATTTTATGTCATTTACTTTGAATCCACCCAAGATTTAGACGAAAATGATGTCGATATTACCGATATTCTCTTGGCGATTGCTCGTCAGGTGAGTGAAACTTTAGAACAGCAAAAAATTGAACTGCAACCCAAAGGATTTAAGTCCTTTCTCAATGAAATCTGGGATTTTTTACAAACCCCTGTCATTGTTTCTGGAGAAGCAGAAGTTCTAGGTGCAGGAGTCAAAGCCAGTACAGAAGGGGAATTTGAGGTTTCGTTGCCGGTGGGGATTGGTAAAATTACCGCTAGAGCCATGGATAGTCCCAAGTTACGATCGCAACTGAGACAGTATCTAGAACCGCAAACTAACCGCATCTTACAATTCATCAATGATGAAGTCCTGAGTGTGGCGATCTCCCAACTCAAACACCGGGGATATAAAGGTCTGGTCGTCATTATTGACAATCTTGACCGGGTGGAAAACCGGGAAATTTCCACGTCCGGCCGACTGCTCCCTGAATACCTGTTTGTCGATCGCGGCGAACAACTGCGAAAACTCAACTGCCATTTAGTCTACACCCTCCCCCTTTCCCTCGTCTTCTCCAAT from Roseofilum reptotaenium CS-1145 carries:
- a CDS encoding Crp/Fnr family transcriptional regulator, whose translation is MFSVSPESESSTSRPFLIWQRIIDWAQDHYRTRTFNKDDKIPVRPGLLYLVQRGSVRLVSAQISASTKTPSLVARLSANNDPDNLSPDESFLGFVGAGQPFEIVSQSPFTISSYAHVDKTTVLWMYWHDLDNWPYFRREVMEAFRDQNQRKLLWLGTMGQRRTIDRLLGFLTLLIEEYGEVCEQGYYLPWTLTHAQIGSAIGSTRVTVTRLMGKLRSKGLIITLDDNLICLPPSNPDS
- a CDS encoding dioxygenase family protein, which produces MIKSLFISHGAPDVLLHQLPVVEFWRSLSAQISTPKAILVVSAHWTTSEPVVSAVPHPETIYDFRGFPPSLSEIVYPVPGAPKLAHQIVQNLHKDGIACQVSEHRGLDHGAWVPLSCIVPEAQIPVTQLSIQPHRDPAYHLAIGRSLSSLRSQGILIIASGSMTHNLSYFSQYPLDAEPPLWVQDFDRWMEKTLQEGDLERLIHYRQLAPYAVENHPTDEHLLPLFVALGAAGEPLRAKSLHSSFTYGILSMAACGFSEAQS
- a CDS encoding Uma2 family endonuclease, giving the protein MVHKKETPFIEEDSLYPESDGQPVGENTIQFRLIMMLQGGLDALFKDIPDVFVAGDLFWYPVQLSSEEIENQEEPSRQAPDVMVVFGVEKKDRPSYMQWEENNIAPQVVFEIVSPSNSKEAMTKKFEFYQTHGVEEYYAYNPKGNRLEGWLRRGEVLEKITPMEGWKSPRLGVSFTTVSGELRLLTANGERLGTYLDVVKDRDLQRLETERQRLETERERLDKELERQRANDAELECDRQQQRANDAEEVIEHLRERLQQLGIDPDELRS
- a CDS encoding thiol-disulfide oxidoreductase DCC family protein produces the protein MQYQVIYDGNCNLCSSLVQVLAQFDQGQRLTYSPMQDEEALVKWGISSQDCELGMILIDTENPERRWQGSEAAEEISRLLPGGEALIGVYRGIPGVKVMGDLLYEQIRDHRYQWFGQRETLYLCSGNQGCSSSRSELGQAK
- the apcD gene encoding allophycocyanin subunit alpha-B; protein product: MSVVTQIILNADEELRYPSAGELQNIQAFLTTGETRTRIASTLTENEKKIVDKATQELWRRRPDFIAPGGNAAGQRERSQCIRDYGWYLRLVTYGVLDGSTETIDQIGVLGAREMYNSLGVPLAGMAEAMRCLKEASLALLSIDEAQETAPYFDFLIQAMS
- the argC gene encoding N-acetyl-gamma-glutamyl-phosphate reductase; the protein is MGDNGRTTVGIVGASGYGGVQLVRMLCEHPNVDLVYLGGDSSAGKSYGDIYPHLAHRVNLTVEPVNIDTIASRCEVVFLGLPNGLACKIAPQLLERGCLVLDLSADYRLTDMEVYKTWYGSEDRADYEVLSKAVYGLPEIYRDRIPHTNLIACPGCYTTSSLLAIAPLLKQGLIEPDTLIVDAKSGTSGGGRQGKINLLLAEADSSLAAYGVTRHRHTPELEQVCSDLAGHEVKLQFTPHLIPMVRGILATVYATLRDPGLVREDIRTIYSVFYQNSPWVRVLPNGTYPQTKWACDTNLCYLGLEVDARTNRVIVMSAIDNLIKGQAGQAIQCLNLIKGWQETLGLPKLTFYP
- the rlmD gene encoding 23S rRNA (uracil(1939)-C(5))-methyltransferase RlmD; the encoded protein is MKTEFNWKQGQVVEIEIASLSDTGDGVGRVDNRVVFVPNTVPGDRLNVRLLYVKPQFAKGAIEELLEPSPHGLRPACIVADKCGGCQWQHIRYDFQQQAKQTLVREALTRIGKFADPPVTPIIGSPQSFGYRNKVSYPLELSDIGIFKAGYYQQGTHKLINLNQCPVQDERLNPLLATLKENFDLAHWSAYDEENHQGLLRHLCLRIGQRTGEILITLVATKRRLPGLAIHSQNWLTQFPGVVGVCLNVNPHKTNRIFGDQTFSIAGQPYVREQFAGLTFHLGADTFFQVNTEAAEALLEMILEHLNLQGTEQVVDAYCGIGTLTLPIARQVQQVLGLEVQPEAIQRARENAQLNQIENVAFQVGKVEDILPQLDHKPDIVLLDPPRQGCKPEVLQTLLNLRPARLVYVSCKPATLARDLQILCESGSYRLTRVQPVDFFPQTAHVEAVAFLVNNE
- a CDS encoding thioredoxin family protein — protein: MVVQISERAFSHEVLDAQTPVLVNFWAPWCGICRLLNPVLNRFQTEWGQTIKVVSINADQSLKLANAYRLRTLPTVILFNQGRVQNRIEGFHSAEDLYRQLEVSLSGTRVADAIDLETSR
- the leuB gene encoding 3-isopropylmalate dehydrogenase codes for the protein MTEYYRITLLPGDGIGSEIIAVMVDVLKTIAPKFDLEFNFQEALIGGAAIDATGSPLPEETLNTCRQSDAVLLAAIGGYKWDNLPRSQRPETGLLALRSGLGLFANLRPATILPQLIDASTLKREVVEGVDIMVVRELTGGVYFGEPKGLFETETGQKRGVNTMAYTEGEIDRIAKVAFEIAQKRKSQLCSVDKANVLEVSQLWRDRVTAMASDYPDVQLSHLYVDNAAMQLVRAPKQFDTIVTGNLFGDILSDAAAMLTGSIGMLPSASLGASGPGVFEPVHGSAPDIAGQDKANPLAQVLSGAMMLRYAFNQPQAAEAIEDAVQTVLNQGYRTGDIMSEGQKLVGCREMGEALLRALS
- a CDS encoding NnrU family protein produces the protein MVMIDNWPSSHWVMVGLLIGFAIAHSGLASLRPWGEQKIGARLYRVGFALVSIPFAVVLIIYFFNHRYDGIQLWQVQGVPGVRSLVWTLSAISFLFLYPATFNLLEIAAIAKPEVHLYETGIIRITRHPQMVGQVIWCIAHTLWLGTSFTLITSLGLILHHLFAVWNGDRRLYNRYGKAFLEAKERTSVMPFVAIIQGRQTLELQEFLRPSYFGVLLFIGLLWWAHPWLMQATLKVPI
- a CDS encoding histidine kinase, translated to MAVSCHFIVEGNPVIVYASRNGNPKKVLPKLQRFLDTFGQERATMGETVHTPECLVAQIIVRFGFELCEDDFSNLRVGLKYDPDVDYLYKVGTNFKVTVLEPLDAYRKQPGLGLEGCQVLTEETGLAH